In the genome of Deltaproteobacteria bacterium, one region contains:
- a CDS encoding citrate transporter: MSGQTVPVKPEALTRKRDIASIILSFFYLILGFAPVEVGAQETNNSSHEAHLANKVVVYISGKILDTHNEPVPDAEIKVFVGGSEYLPHGDAGHGGHDAGGYKTASDGTFQIILDLPRAPPSVTEIVLQVYKTSFEKLEVPVFVDDNSVFNGKYHTHLDLQLKRTLGPAFWIATTVFIFAYILISFEVLHRTLAAMLGAATMLIITYTFGTLDPEFHIISYERAIHAIDMNVVFLLMGMMIIVGVLKHTGVFQWCAYKSYQLAKGNVIALSLILMAFTAISSAFLDNVTTMLLLTPVTIEIALSLGISPIALLIPEILASNIGGTATLIGDPPNIMIGSYAGLTFMEFVKNLTPTVIVSMIVLFIYTKFAYGKDYGKARIEDVPSFIAQLREEYKITDGMLLSVGGIIMAMTVALFLSHGFWHMEVSIAALFGAALLFTYGLVTKRIDLLELIEKDIEWTTLLFFMFLFILVGAVEETGLLSMIADWVMNFSEGNLTMAICLVLWVSAIMSAFVDNIPFTATMLPIVAYLTKAIPGAESGVLWWALAFGACFGGNGTMIGASANVVTLGIAEASGHPISFFGFMKAAFLYMVLSVALANVWLLLFY, from the coding sequence ATGAGCGGACAGACTGTTCCTGTAAAACCTGAGGCGCTGACCAGAAAAAGAGACATTGCATCTATTATTTTATCGTTTTTTTACTTAATATTAGGCTTTGCTCCTGTTGAGGTCGGGGCGCAGGAGACAAACAACTCCTCACATGAGGCACACCTTGCAAACAAAGTTGTTGTTTACATAAGCGGAAAGATCCTTGATACCCACAACGAGCCTGTGCCAGACGCCGAGATAAAGGTATTTGTAGGCGGAAGTGAATATCTGCCCCATGGGGATGCCGGTCACGGTGGCCATGATGCTGGTGGTTACAAGACCGCTTCGGATGGAACTTTTCAGATTATCCTGGATCTTCCAAGGGCGCCCCCTTCTGTAACCGAAATAGTTCTCCAGGTTTACAAGACAAGCTTTGAAAAGCTTGAGGTCCCTGTTTTTGTGGACGATAACTCCGTATTTAACGGAAAATATCATACTCACCTCGACCTTCAACTAAAAAGGACGCTGGGGCCTGCTTTCTGGATTGCCACTACAGTTTTTATTTTTGCCTATATTCTCATCTCCTTTGAGGTGTTGCACCGGACACTGGCCGCTATGTTAGGCGCGGCTACCATGCTCATTATAACCTACACCTTCGGAACCCTGGATCCCGAGTTTCATATCATATCATATGAGCGGGCGATTCATGCCATAGACATGAATGTGGTTTTCCTGCTGATGGGCATGATGATCATCGTGGGGGTCTTGAAGCATACGGGGGTCTTCCAGTGGTGCGCGTACAAGTCTTATCAGTTGGCCAAGGGCAATGTCATAGCCCTTTCCTTGATTCTTATGGCATTTACCGCGATCTCATCAGCCTTTCTTGACAACGTGACCACTATGCTCCTTTTGACACCGGTCACCATAGAGATCGCTCTCTCTCTGGGCATATCTCCTATCGCCTTGCTCATTCCGGAGATCCTTGCCTCCAATATAGGCGGAACGGCGACACTCATCGGCGACCCGCCCAACATTATGATAGGTTCCTACGCCGGACTGACCTTTATGGAGTTCGTTAAGAATTTGACTCCAACCGTGATAGTCTCAATGATAGTGCTCTTTATCTACACCAAATTTGCTTATGGGAAGGATTACGGTAAGGCCAGGATCGAGGATGTGCCTTCTTTCATTGCTCAGCTTCGGGAGGAGTACAAAATTACGGACGGCATGCTGCTCAGCGTGGGGGGCATAATCATGGCCATGACCGTAGCCCTTTTTCTCAGTCATGGTTTCTGGCACATGGAAGTAAGCATAGCGGCCCTTTTCGGAGCGGCTCTTCTTTTTACCTATGGGCTGGTCACAAAGCGCATAGACCTTCTGGAGCTGATAGAGAAAGACATTGAGTGGACCACTCTTCTTTTTTTCATGTTCCTGTTTATCCTTGTGGGGGCAGTGGAAGAGACAGGGCTTTTGTCCATGATCGCCGACTGGGTCATGAACTTTTCTGAGGGCAACCTTACAATGGCGATCTGTCTGGTTTTGTGGGTCTCAGCGATCATGAGCGCATTTGTAGACAATATACCCTTCACCGCCACAATGCTTCCCATCGTTGCATATCTTACAAAGGCGATCCCGGGAGCCGAATCAGGGGTACTCTGGTGGGCGCTTGCGTTTGGGGCCTGTTTTGGGGGGAACGGCACCATGATAGGGGCCAGTGCAAACGTAGTAACCCTTGGGATTGCAGAGGCATCAGGGCATCCCATCAGTTTTTTCGGTTTTATGAAAGCGGCCTTTCTCTATATGGTCTTGAGTGTCGCCCTGGCTAATGTCTGGCTTCTGCTTTTTTATTAG
- a CDS encoding YitT family protein has product MRAKNSPQALFISPQQVLRDILLISCGNVLCASAINGILISQHFVTGGITGVSLIIHKFMPFINLEWIYVILNVPLFALAWMAVGRRFFFYSIFGALSLAISIAFIHPTIQLEDKMLNALLAGLILGIGVGLCLRSSGSQGGMDILSVMLLKRFSISIGNTILFVNSIILLFISVSYSIEAVLYTLIVIFVSSKVVNIVVSGLSQRKIVFIISSQWERISQEILKDIRRGVTIIKGEGGYTGNEEHIIYSVITITEIDQLKRLIHNIDPSAFVVISDTLEVINYRIGNQPHW; this is encoded by the coding sequence ATGCGTGCGAAAAACAGCCCTCAGGCACTATTCATATCCCCGCAACAAGTATTGCGGGATATTCTTTTAATTTCTTGTGGAAACGTTCTTTGTGCATCAGCTATCAATGGAATTTTAATTTCACAACATTTTGTTACTGGAGGTATTACAGGAGTTTCTCTCATAATCCACAAATTTATGCCTTTTATCAACTTAGAATGGATTTATGTAATCTTAAATGTACCTCTTTTTGCTCTTGCGTGGATGGCTGTTGGTCGCCGTTTCTTTTTTTATAGCATTTTTGGTGCTCTTTCTTTGGCGATTTCTATAGCATTTATCCATCCCACCATACAATTAGAAGATAAGATGCTTAATGCCTTACTAGCCGGTCTGATACTTGGGATAGGAGTAGGGCTGTGTTTAAGATCATCTGGATCGCAAGGTGGGATGGATATTCTCTCCGTTATGTTACTGAAGAGATTTTCCATAAGTATTGGCAATACAATTTTATTTGTCAATTCCATAATTCTATTATTTATATCAGTAAGTTATTCAATAGAGGCCGTACTTTATACCCTGATCGTTATTTTCGTCAGTTCCAAAGTTGTTAATATTGTTGTTTCCGGCCTCAGTCAGAGGAAAATAGTATTTATCATTTCATCACAATGGGAGAGAATATCACAAGAAATACTGAAAGACATAAGACGTGGTGTTACTATTATCAAAGGTGAAGGAGGGTATACAGGAAACGAGGAACACATTATCTACTCCGTAATTACAATCACAGAAATTGATCAATTAAAGAGACTCATTCATAATATCGATCCTTCTGCTTTTGTTGTAATAAGTGATACGTTAGAAGTAATTAATTACAGGATCGGAAACCAACCGCACTGGTAA
- a CDS encoding hydrogenase, protein MLFKTITKENFKKMVECLLEENEVIGPKSRDQDLQGNKIYRFLKINSFEELEMDYTRSYSSPKNYFLPFKEDLATYRLEDKDWEQEIRYTIHPRVIIGMRACDINALLKLDQVMLKSVYPNPYYFARRQNTLIIGLDHEPLEDCFCRSMNTDTAFHGFDLFLTDIGDKYFVAINSDTAYIIINQFNAREVAEEDQGRYKIVKEQIKSKFKTQVDISILPELMDLEFESEVWKKWGDKCLSCGSCAMVCPTCYCYGIEEDTDLTFTKATKRRFLYSCNLLDFAAVAGGHNFRPEAHIRLKYRYYHQFRGFVEAFNQSLCVGCNRCGKACPAGISPKAVIDDLIRTEKK, encoded by the coding sequence ATGCTGTTTAAGACGATTACAAAAGAAAATTTCAAAAAGATGGTAGAGTGCTTATTGGAGGAAAATGAGGTTATTGGTCCAAAATCAAGAGATCAGGACCTGCAAGGAAACAAGATTTATAGATTTTTGAAGATTAACTCCTTCGAAGAACTTGAGATGGATTATACTCGATCCTATTCGTCGCCCAAGAATTATTTCTTACCATTCAAGGAAGACCTTGCCACCTATCGTCTTGAAGACAAAGACTGGGAACAAGAGATCCGATACACAATTCATCCGAGGGTTATCATCGGGATGAGGGCTTGCGATATTAATGCCTTGTTAAAGCTCGACCAAGTGATGTTGAAGAGTGTATATCCCAATCCATACTATTTTGCGCGAAGGCAGAATACCTTGATAATAGGGCTCGACCACGAACCTCTGGAAGATTGTTTTTGCCGGTCTATGAATACGGACACGGCCTTTCATGGTTTTGATCTCTTTCTGACCGACATAGGAGACAAATATTTTGTGGCGATCAATTCAGATACTGCCTACATCATAATAAATCAATTCAATGCCAGGGAGGTCGCAGAGGAAGATCAAGGACGTTACAAGATAGTAAAAGAGCAGATTAAATCCAAGTTTAAGACCCAGGTCGACATAAGCATCTTACCTGAATTGATGGACCTGGAATTCGAGTCAGAGGTCTGGAAAAAGTGGGGAGATAAATGCCTGAGTTGTGGGAGCTGTGCCATGGTATGTCCCACTTGTTATTGTTACGGCATAGAAGAGGACACCGATCTGACCTTTACTAAGGCCACCAAGAGGAGATTTCTGTATTCGTGCAATCTCCTTGATTTTGCCGCTGTGGCCGGAGGGCACAATTTTCGCCCGGAAGCGCACATTCGTTTGAAATATCGATATTATCATCAGTTCAGAGGATTTGTGGAGGCATTTAATCAATCGCTATGCGTGGGATGCAATCGTTGCGGCAAGGCGTGTCCGGCCGGGATCAGCCCTAAGGCAGTGATTGACGATCTGATCAGGACAGAGAAAAAATGA
- a CDS encoding oxidoreductase, with amino-acid sequence MQTERGFKSEVVNIVKLTATEKLFQIRISEPCERENFTFLPGQFVMLELPGCGEVPISIASSPSNREFIGLCIRKVGKVTGMLHRLEPGAMVGIRGPFGTYFPMQKMVGCNVLLIAGGLGIAPLRSPIYWINEHRSEYKDITILYGVKEPGQILFDYQFEEWRKIYDLNLLTIIQNPDENWRGKVGLITDLFEDISIDPENTFAIVCGPPIMFKFVCTHLADIGIPRQRMFVSLERRMHCGMGKCCRCNVGSTFTCLDGPVFDYWTVMNLKEAI; translated from the coding sequence ATGCAGACAGAAAGGGGCTTTAAATCCGAAGTCGTCAATATTGTCAAATTGACAGCTACAGAGAAACTCTTTCAAATAAGGATATCTGAGCCCTGTGAAAGGGAAAATTTCACCTTTCTCCCTGGCCAATTCGTGATGTTGGAGCTGCCCGGGTGCGGAGAGGTCCCGATATCCATTGCGAGCTCTCCGTCGAACAGGGAATTCATTGGACTCTGCATACGAAAGGTCGGCAAGGTTACAGGGATGCTCCACCGTTTAGAGCCAGGTGCAATGGTTGGGATCAGAGGACCCTTTGGAACATACTTCCCAATGCAGAAGATGGTGGGGTGCAACGTCCTCCTGATAGCCGGAGGGTTGGGTATTGCCCCTCTTCGCTCTCCGATATACTGGATAAACGAGCACAGATCCGAGTACAAAGACATTACGATTCTGTATGGTGTAAAGGAGCCCGGACAGATCTTGTTCGATTACCAGTTTGAAGAGTGGCGCAAGATATATGACTTGAACCTACTGACAATAATCCAGAATCCTGATGAAAATTGGAGGGGAAAGGTTGGGCTGATCACTGACTTGTTTGAGGATATCTCGATCGATCCTGAGAACACCTTTGCGATTGTATGTGGACCCCCCATAATGTTTAAATTTGTATGTACCCACCTTGCAGATATAGGCATTCCGAGACAGCGCATGTTTGTCTCCCTGGAGCGAAGGATGCATTGCGGCATGGGAAAGTGCTGCCGTTGCAACGTAGGTTCCACATTCACCTGTCTGGATGGACCGGTATTTGATTACTGGACAGTGATGAATTTAAAGGAAGCGATATAG
- a CDS encoding NADH:ubiquinone oxidoreductase, producing the protein MKYLGITLKRPKVGFFDFTGCEGCQLQIANKEEDLKDLFGLVEIVNFREISSERREDYEIGFIDGCITTDSEVARLKKIRKQAGTLVAMGACACLGGVNNLRSRFPLPDVVKEVYDGHPVDTGPVRKVSDVVHVDIELPGCPISKPEFEWLVRHLVLGIEPQFPKYPVCVECKQRLNSCVLDMGMMCLGPVTRAGCNAVCPRNRLGCWGCRGPSEEANFESLMEILREKGFTEEHIVERVKFFNAFSGILNSDC; encoded by the coding sequence ATGAAATACTTAGGGATTACGCTTAAAAGACCGAAAGTGGGGTTCTTTGATTTCACCGGCTGCGAGGGATGCCAGCTTCAGATAGCCAATAAGGAAGAGGACCTGAAAGACCTGTTTGGCCTGGTGGAGATAGTGAACTTCCGGGAGATCTCTTCTGAGAGGCGTGAAGATTATGAAATCGGCTTCATCGATGGGTGCATTACCACTGACAGCGAGGTGGCAAGGCTCAAAAAAATCCGCAAACAGGCAGGAACTCTTGTAGCAATGGGGGCGTGTGCCTGCCTGGGAGGTGTAAATAACCTGAGAAGCCGTTTCCCCCTGCCGGATGTGGTAAAAGAGGTCTATGACGGACACCCTGTAGATACCGGGCCGGTCAGAAAGGTGTCGGACGTGGTTCATGTGGACATAGAACTGCCGGGTTGTCCTATTTCAAAACCTGAATTCGAGTGGTTGGTACGCCATCTGGTGCTCGGAATAGAGCCACAATTTCCAAAATATCCAGTCTGCGTTGAATGTAAACAACGTCTCAATTCATGTGTGCTCGATATGGGAATGATGTGTCTTGGACCTGTTACACGCGCTGGCTGTAATGCCGTCTGTCCCCGGAATCGGCTTGGTTGTTGGGGTTGCCGCGGGCCTTCGGAAGAGGCGAACTTTGAATCGCTCATGGAGATACTCAGAGAAAAGGGATTTACTGAGGAACATATTGTAGAACGGGTTAAATTTTTTAACGCATTTAGTGGGATTCTAAATAGTGACTGTTAA
- a CDS encoding Ni/Fe hydrogenase subunit alpha, whose amino-acid sequence MTVKTLKSLNIDIKHLCRVEGHGDIRIRVEDGKLAECTWAIVETPRFFEVMFKGLSIEMTPILAARICGICSISHALASARAIERALKIRIPEPAHKVRLLAIHAETLQSHSLHLFFLVAPDFLNVSSVIPLMQTHPEVAETAVKIKRFANRAADLLVGRSTHPIAIKIGGLTRIPRKMQLRELAKDLDATIPYLWKALDFFKGFKIPDFVRETELVSLRGVNRYPFIGGNLISSDGICKKEDEYRSMTNEYIGDFSNSKLTRLSRESFAVGALARFNNNYDLLHPKAKEAAEGLNLRPGVHNPYFYNLAQLVECFHVMYESKELLPELIDSDTSEFSIHYKVRQCKATGAVEAPRGTLYHYYRISEGGKIEKADCVIPTNQNNGNIYYDLRKLVNELMVQGMEGKEIERLSRMLVRAYDPCISCSVH is encoded by the coding sequence GTGACTGTTAAAACATTAAAATCGTTAAATATAGATATCAAGCATCTGTGCCGGGTCGAGGGGCACGGGGATATCAGGATACGGGTCGAAGACGGAAAGCTGGCTGAATGTACCTGGGCCATAGTAGAGACTCCCAGGTTTTTTGAGGTAATGTTCAAGGGGCTTTCCATTGAAATGACCCCGATCCTTGCGGCCAGGATTTGCGGCATATGTTCCATTTCACACGCCTTGGCCAGTGCCAGAGCCATAGAAAGGGCACTGAAGATCCGGATTCCGGAGCCGGCGCATAAGGTGCGGCTCCTTGCCATACATGCCGAGACCCTGCAGAGTCATAGCCTCCACCTCTTTTTTCTGGTAGCGCCTGACTTTCTCAATGTATCCAGCGTGATTCCGCTAATGCAGACGCATCCGGAAGTGGCTGAGACTGCAGTCAAAATAAAGAGGTTTGCCAACAGGGCCGCTGACCTTCTGGTAGGTAGGAGCACGCATCCAATAGCCATAAAGATCGGCGGTCTGACACGAATTCCACGCAAGATGCAATTAAGAGAATTGGCTAAAGACCTTGATGCTACTATCCCATATCTGTGGAAGGCGCTTGATTTCTTCAAGGGATTCAAGATACCGGATTTTGTCAGAGAGACTGAATTAGTATCGCTAAGAGGAGTTAACAGATACCCGTTTATCGGGGGGAATCTCATTTCAAGTGATGGTATCTGCAAAAAAGAAGACGAATATCGTTCCATGACGAATGAATACATTGGGGACTTCTCCAACTCAAAATTGACGAGGTTGAGCAGGGAATCTTTTGCAGTAGGTGCGTTAGCAAGGTTCAACAACAATTATGACCTACTGCATCCAAAGGCAAAAGAGGCAGCCGAGGGGTTGAATTTAAGGCCAGGGGTCCATAATCCTTACTTCTATAACCTAGCTCAACTTGTGGAGTGCTTTCATGTCATGTATGAGTCAAAAGAGTTGCTCCCAGAATTGATCGATTCAGATACCTCTGAATTTTCAATACATTATAAAGTAAGGCAATGCAAGGCAACCGGGGCGGTGGAGGCTCCGCGCGGGACCCTCTATCACTACTACCGGATCAGCGAAGGGGGAAAGATTGAGAAAGCAGATTGTGTGATCCCTACCAATCAGAATAACGGCAATATATATTATGATCTCCGCAAGCTGGTTAATGAGTTGATGGTACAGGGAATGGAGGGAAAAGAGATAGAAAGACTCTCTCGGATGCTTGTCAGGGCCTATGATCCATGTATTTCCTGCTCAGTTCACTGA
- a CDS encoding CoA activase has protein sequence MESEKVVDFRSLTRNVGRFDLRNKTFLIPQMHRIGVHLVAATFRGFGINAKVMDTCKGLDLGKEYTSGKECYPCQITTGDILYFLKEEEKRLGKDFNPGNYVYFMPESGGPCRFGMYNKYQRIILDSFPELKDVKIGSLTTSDGYSLAGIIEKERVRDLRKAAYFSIVIADILDRLLWKIRPYEKEPGMTDDFIERSMHIMEDSFEKYGANKDFDKILDKLEEIIDEGKSIIDPGIPPKPLIGIVGEIYVRTHVQANQDIIRVLERYGAEVINASVAEWMNYTAYDRFREAKAGFQFSLKQLRPGPMREYLKKIISFGGDLLYQELRQKKAYKRARSLIDLAEDHKVADLDNILQEKDLFCFDVGTEACLSIAGIVEYAREGYNGVVNVYPFTCMPSTVTSAIVRPLMNKLRIPYLDAPYDSGFQPGREAAIRTFMYQAYQHLKRNGRKRRT, from the coding sequence ATGGAATCAGAAAAAGTTGTAGATTTCCGGTCGCTCACCAGAAATGTGGGCCGCTTTGATCTCAGGAACAAGACATTCCTGATTCCTCAAATGCACAGGATAGGAGTACATCTCGTTGCGGCGACATTCAGGGGGTTCGGCATTAATGCAAAGGTTATGGACACCTGTAAGGGCCTTGATCTTGGAAAGGAATACACTTCCGGAAAAGAATGCTATCCCTGCCAGATCACGACAGGAGATATCCTCTATTTCTTAAAAGAAGAAGAGAAGAGGCTGGGAAAGGACTTCAATCCGGGAAATTACGTATATTTTATGCCGGAATCGGGCGGACCGTGCCGTTTCGGCATGTACAACAAGTATCAGCGAATTATCCTGGATTCCTTTCCTGAGCTGAAGGATGTAAAGATCGGTTCCCTTACCACAAGTGATGGTTACTCGCTCGCCGGAATAATTGAGAAGGAACGGGTGAGAGACCTCAGGAAGGCCGCCTATTTTTCTATTGTGATAGCCGACATACTCGACAGGTTGCTCTGGAAAATCAGGCCGTATGAAAAAGAACCCGGTATGACGGATGATTTTATCGAGAGATCCATGCACATCATGGAAGATTCGTTTGAGAAATACGGGGCCAATAAAGACTTTGATAAGATACTAGATAAACTGGAAGAGATTATCGATGAGGGAAAATCAATCATTGATCCCGGCATCCCTCCCAAGCCGCTTATCGGGATCGTTGGCGAGATTTACGTAAGGACACATGTCCAGGCAAATCAGGACATTATCAGGGTCCTGGAAAGATACGGGGCCGAGGTGATTAATGCATCTGTTGCCGAATGGATGAATTATACGGCCTATGACAGATTCAGGGAGGCGAAAGCAGGATTTCAATTCAGCCTGAAACAGCTCCGCCCGGGGCCCATGAGGGAGTATTTAAAAAAGATAATCAGCTTCGGGGGGGATCTTTTATATCAAGAACTCAGACAAAAGAAGGCATACAAGAGGGCCAGATCGCTGATTGACCTGGCCGAAGACCATAAAGTGGCAGATCTGGATAATATCCTTCAGGAAAAGGACCTGTTTTGTTTTGATGTGGGCACGGAGGCCTGCTTAAGTATTGCCGGAATCGTGGAATATGCCAGGGAAGGATATAACGGCGTGGTGAATGTCTATCCCTTTACCTGTATGCCCAGTACGGTTACCTCAGCCATCGTAAGGCCTCTTATGAACAAGCTGAGAATTCCATACCTGGATGCCCCCTACGACTCCGGCTTCCAACCCGGAAGGGAGGCGGCCATCAGGACCTTCATGTACCAGGCGTATCAACATCTCAAACGAAATGGCAGAAAAAGGCGAACATAG